Part of the Longimicrobiaceae bacterium genome, GCCTGGCGGACGTGCTGAAGCTGACCTCGCACTACACCGTGGCGCGCATGCTGGAGCGCGACGACTTCCAGAAGCGCTACGCCGAGAACCGCCCCATCTCCGTCGTCGAGTTCATGTACCCGCTCATGCAGGGGTACGACTCGGTGGCCCTGAAGGCCGACGTGGAGCTGGGCGGGTCGGACCAGAAGTTCAACCTGCTGGTGGCGCGGACGCTCCAGGAGCGGTACGGCCAGGCGCCGCAGGTGTGCCTGCTGATGCCGCTGCTGCGCGGGACCGACGGCGTGCACAAGATGTCGAAGTCGTACGACAACTACGTGGGGCTGGCCGACCCGCCCCAGCAGCAGTACGGGCGGACGATGTCGATCCCCGACGACGTGCTGGAGGAGTGGTGGACGCTGGCCTCCGGCGTGGGGCCGGCGGAGCTTGCGGCGGTGAAGGAGCGCATCTCCGCCGAGCCGTACCGCACCAAGCGCGAGCTGGCCGCCCGCATCGTCGCCACGTACCACGGTCCCGAAGCCGCCGAAGCCGCCGCCGCGGAGTTCGACCGCATCTTCCGCGAGCACGCGCTGCCCGACGAGGTGCCGCTGGTGGAGGTGCACCCAGGCGACGAGACGCTCGCGGCGGCAGACGGAATGGTGGGGCTGCCGCGCCTGCTGGTGCGCGCCGGGCTTGCCGCCTCGAACGGCGCGGCCATGCGGCTGATCGAGCAGGGCGCCATCAGCGTGGCGGGGGAGAAGGTCACCGCGCGCGACGCAACGGTGCCGGCCACGGGCGAGGTGGTGCTCCAGAAGGGCAAGCGCCACTTCGCGCGGGTCCGGTTCCTGGCCTGAGCGGGTCCTAAGTGGCGGGTAACGCGCGTGCCCCGGCGTGCGGAGAGACGGCCGCGGACCGCGGCCGCGGAACCGC contains:
- the tyrS gene encoding tyrosine--tRNA ligase — its product is MHFPPVAEQMDAIRQGALEIVPEEELVRKLERSAASGQPLVVKQGFDPTRADLHVGHAVSIRKLRTFQELGHDVVFVVGDYTALIGDPTGRSELRPQLTEEEVEANARTYQEQVFKILDPAKTRVERNSTWLKPMRLADVLKLTSHYTVARMLERDDFQKRYAENRPISVVEFMYPLMQGYDSVALKADVELGGSDQKFNLLVARTLQERYGQAPQVCLLMPLLRGTDGVHKMSKSYDNYVGLADPPQQQYGRTMSIPDDVLEEWWTLASGVGPAELAAVKERISAEPYRTKRELAARIVATYHGPEAAEAAAAEFDRIFREHALPDEVPLVEVHPGDETLAAADGMVGLPRLLVRAGLAASNGAAMRLIEQGAISVAGEKVTARDATVPATGEVVLQKGKRHFARVRFLA